The following is a genomic window from Actinomadura sp. WMMB 499.
GGTGCCGAGGTAGTCCCGGTTCGTCCGGGTCAGCGCGACCTCGTCGCCGACGGTGCGCTGCGGCCGGTACGCGAGCCGCACGCCGCCGTCGTCCAGCTCGACGGGGCCGGGCGCGGCCGTGAGGCGGCCCGCGCGGTCGGCGATGACCGGCTCGGCGACGGCGTGCCCGCGCGGCCGCGGGACGGCGGGGGGCAGCCGCGAGCCGAGGTGCGCGCGCAGGATCTGCTCGTGCAGGGGGACGCCCAGCAGGTCGGCGAGCAGGAAGTCGCAGTGGTCGCCGATCAGCCGGTAGTTCACCTCGATGATCCGGGCGCGGCCCTCGTGGACGGCGAACTCGGTGTGGCACGCGCCGAACCCGGCGCCGAGCGCCGCCAGCTGCTCGAGGACCTGCGGCGTCTCCGGCGGGGGAGGCGCCCATTCGAGACGTTCCTCGACGAAGTGGGGCGGTGGTGACACGTCCGTACGGAACGACCCGAGCACCCGCACCTCGTGGCCGTCCCCGAGCGTCTCCAGCGTGTGCAGCGCGCCGGGGAGGTACTCCTCGGCGACGAGCGGGTCCGCGCGCCGCGCCCCGATCTCCGCGACCCGGGCCCGCAGCTCGCGCGCGTCCCGCACCAGGAAGACGTCCTCGCTGGCCACGCCCTCGCGCGGCTTGAGGACGAGCGGGTACGGCGCGTCGGCGGGCACCGCGCGGGCGTCGGCCGCGAAGACCGGGTCGAGGTGCGCGAGGTGGCGGCGCGCCAGCGCCTTGTTCTTCGCCCGCGCGGCGGCCCGCCAGTCCTTGCCGGGGAGCCCGAAGTACGCGGCGGCGAGCGCGGCCGGGGCCTGCAGGAAGTCGCTGTTGGAGAAGATCCCGGCGGGTTCGGCGGCCGCCCCGGCGCCGGCGGCGCGGTCGGCGATCCGGTGGACGACGTCCCGGAAGTCGGAGACGTCGCATCCGACGACCGCGACGACCGGTGCGGGGAGGTCCGTGTGCGCGGCCGGGCGGTCGGTGAGCACGATCACGTCGAGCCCCAGGCGCGCGGCGGCGGGGAGGAATCCGTGCGTCACCGAGTCGGTCGCCTTCCCGGCGACCAGGTAGAGGGAGGCGGGCACGCGTGGCCCTTTCCAATGAGGTAAGCCTTGCCTAACTCCAGATCATCAACCATAGTGGCCGGGCGAGACCGCCCGGGCAAGAACGATGACACCGCGTGTCTCCCGCCGTCCCAAGATCCGTCAAGATGGGGACATGGATTTCATCGAGCGCTGGGTCGCGCTGGCCGGGCCGCACACCCGGCACATCGGCGCGGAACTCGACGCCCGCTACGGCGAGCCGCACCGCAGGTACCACACCCGCGAGCACCTCGCCGCCGTCCTCGACCTGGTCGACGAGCTCGCCGGCCACGCCGCGTCCCCCGACGCCGTCCGCCTCGCCGCCTGGTTCCACGACGCCGTCTACGACCCCGAGCGCGCCGACAACGAGGAGCGCAGCGCCCGCCTCGCCGAACGCATGCTCGCCGACACCGACCTGGACCCCGGCGACGTCGATCGGGTCGTCCGGCTCGTCGAGCTGACCGCCGGGCACGCGCCCGAGCCCGGCGACCGCGACGGGCAGGTGCTGTGCGACGCCGACCTCGCGATCCTCGGCGCCGGACCCGACGCCTACGCCGCCTACGCCGCCGCCGTCCGCGCGGAGTACGCGTTCGTCCCCGAGGAGCTCTACCGGGCCGGGCGCGCCCAGGTGCTCGAATCGCTGCTCGCGCTGCCGTCCCTTTTCAACACGCCACCGGCCCGCGCGCGCTTTGAGGAGACGGCCCGGCACAACATCCGGACGGAACTGGCGCTACTGAGAGCCTGACTCCGCGACGGACGTGCGCGCCTTCGCGACGGTCGAGCCGGTCGCCGAGCGCGCGCGCAGCGCACCCCGCACGACCTTCCGCTGACGCAGGCCCGCACGGGTCAGCCTCAGCAGCAGCTCCTGGCAACCCACCGGAACCGCCCCCTGCGCGACCGCCGCCTGGTACAACTCGGACGGGACGTCGTAGTGGTCGCGGTCGAACGCGCGCGGCGGCATCCCCAGTTCCTCCGCGAACGCGTGCAGCTCCGCGTAGGACACGTCGCTGACCATGTGCGACCACACCCGGCCGCGCGCGGGCCACAGCGGCGGATCGATGAGGATCAAGAGGCCCTCCCGTGGGCGAGTGCGGCGATCCCGTACTGTGCACGACAGTACGACGACATGCAAAGGGGCATGGAGTGAACGACTCGGTCGAGAACATCGACGTGGTCGGATACATCAGCGAGGAGCGCGACCGGTTCATCGCGGACCTGAAGGAATGGCTGGCGATCCCGTCCATCTCCGGGGATCCCGCCCACGTCGGCGACGTCCGGCGGTCCGCCGACTGGCTCGCCGCCCACCTGCGCGGCCAGGGCTGGCCGACCGTCGAGATCTGGGACACCCCCGGACTGCCCGCCGTCTACGCCGAATGGCCCGCCGCCGACCCGGACGCACCGTCCGTCGTCGTGTACGGGCACCACGACGTGCAGCCCGTCGAACCCCTCGCGGAATGGGACACCGACCCCTTCACGCCCGTCGAGGACGGCGACCGCCTCATCGGGCGCGGCGCGTCCGACGACAAGGGCCAGGTGTTCTTCCACACCCTCGGGCTCCGCGCCCTGCTCGCCGCGTCCGGCGCGCAGGCCCCGCCCGTCACCGTGAAGCTGCTGGTGGAGGGCGAGGAGGAAGCCGGCTCCCTGCACTTCGCCGACCTGCTGCGCACCCACCGCGACCGGCTCGCCTGCGACGCGATCGTGATCAGCGACACGACGATGTGGGCGGCGGACGTCCCGTCCATGTGCACCGGCATGCGCGGCCTCACCGAGGTCGAGGTGACGCTGCGCGGCCCCGCGACCGACCTGCACTCCGGCTCGTTCGGCGGCGCGGTCCCGAACCCGCTGCACGCGATGGCGGCGCTGCTCGCCGGCCTGCACGACGCCGCCGGACGCGTCACGCTGCCCGGCTTCTACGACAATGTCGTCCCGCTCACGGGCGATGAGCGGGCCCTGTTCGCCAAGCTCCCCTTCGACGAGGACGCGTGGCTCCGCACCGCCGGGAACAGCCGCGCCCCGCACGGCGAGGACGGCTACACGACCCTCGAGCGGATCTGGGCGCGGCCCACCGCCGAGATCAACGGCATGTGGGGCGGCCACACCGGCGCCGGCGGCAAGACGATCGTGCCCCGCGACGCGCACGCCAAGATCTCGTTCCGGCTCGTCGCCGGCCAGGACCCGGTCACGGTGCAGGAGTCCTTCCGCGCCTGGGTCGCCGAACGGACCCCGCCCGGCGTCGAGGCCGAGGTGCGGATCCCCGGCGGCGGCGTCCGGCCCTGCTTCTCGCCGATCGACTCGCCCGGCGTGCTCGCCGCGCGCCGCGCCATGGAGCGGGCGTTCGGCCGCGAGGTGCTGTTCACCCGCGAGGGCGGCAGCGGCCCCGAGGCCGACCTCGCCGACGTCCTGGCCGCGCCGCTGATCTTCGTCGCGGTCGGGCTGGACGACGACCGCATCCACGCGCCGAACGAGAAGGTCGAGATTCCACTACTGCTCAAGGGCGCCGAGGCCGCCGCCCACCTGTGGGACGAGCTGGCCGGCGCCCTGCGCTGAACCTGGGGGAAACACATGACGGTGACCGACGGCCCGCTCGAGTGGCTCGCGCTGTCGCGCGGCACGCTGGACCGCGCCGCGGAGCGGCGCGACGACGACGCCTGGCTCGCGGCCGCGTGGGACGACCCGCGCACCCGCGTCCTGCCGGTCCACGAGGGCCGGGCGCCCGTCGTCCTCGAGCCCGCTCCCGCGCTCGTGTTCGTCCCGCCCGCGCAGGCCCCCGCCGGCGACCGCCGGCTCCTCGGCGTGGACGAGGACGGCACCGCCTACTTCACGGTCGCCGGGGAGTTCGCCGTCGAGGGGGCCGAACGCGCCGGGCTCCGCCGCGTCGGCGCGATCCTCGGCGACCGCGACTCCGGCCTGCTCACCCACGCCGTCGCGCTCGAGCACTGGCACGCCACCCACCGCTACTGCCCCCGCTGCGGCGCGCAGACGCGGGTGGCGCAGGCCGGTCACGTCCGCGTCTGCCCGGCGGACGGCGCGCAGCAGTTCCCCCGCGTCGACCCCGCGGTCATCATGCTGGTCACCGACCCGGACGACCGCGTCCTGCTCGCCCGCGGCCCGCAGTGGCCCGCCGACCGCCGCTCGATCCTCGCCGGGTTCGTCGAACCCGGCGAGTCCCTCGAACAGGCCGTCGCGCGCGAGGTCCTCGAGGAGGTCGGCCTGCACGTCCGGGACGTCCGCTACCTGGGCAGCCAGCCGTGGCCGATGCCGCGGAGCCTCATGCTCGGCTTCACCGCCGTGACCGACGAGACCGGGCTGCGCCCGGACCCCGCGGAGATCCTGGACGCCGGCTGGTACACCCGCGAGGAACTGCGGGCCGCGATCGACGCGGGCGAGATCGTCGCCCCCGGCCCCCTGTCCATCGCCGCGCAGCTGATCATGCGCTGGTACGGCGGCGAACTGCCCCACATGCCCCCGTTCTGACGGAGGGTCCGCGGGACCAGAAAGCCCGCCGACCGGGCAGGTGCTCGGTCGGCGGGCCTTCCTCGGAAGTCTCGGCCTCAGCCCTCGGCGGCGAGTTCCGCCAGGTGGCGCTTGACTTCCTTCGCGCTCGGGTTGGTGAGGACGACCTTGTCCCCGACGAGGACGGTCGGGACCGTCTGGTTCCCGCCGTTCACGCTCATCACGAACTCGGCGGCCTTCGGGTCGCGCTCGATGTCGATCTCGACCATCTCGATCCCGTCCCGGGCGAGCTGGCTCTTGAGGCGCCGGCAGAAGCCGCACCAGGTGGTCGTGTACATGGTGAGCTGCCCGGCGGGCACCTCGGCCCGGTCGGCGGTGGGCGTCGCCATCGGTGCGTCGTCCTCCCTGTTCGTCCAAATGGTCGGCGCGTGATCGCGCGTACGGAAGAACACTAGATGCCCGATTCGCATTCCGTCCGGTCAACGGTCGTCCACAATTCGCGGGGCGGGCCGATCCGGTCGGTGACTGCTGCGACCATGGGGGGATGTTGAGCGAGTCGGTGCTGGAGGGACTGGATCCCGAGCAGCGGGCGGTCGCCGAGGCGGTGCGGGGGCCGGTGTGCGTCCTGGCGGGGGCCGGGACGGGCAAGACGCGGGCGATCACGCACCGCATCGCGTACGCCGTGCACACCGGCGTGATGGCGCCGCAGCGGGTGCTCGCCGTGACGTTCACCAACCGCGCGGCGGGGGAGCTGCGCGGACGGCTGCGGACGCTCGGCGCCCCGGGCGTCCAGGCCCGGACGTTCCACGCGGCGGCACTGCGGCAGCTCACCTACTTCTGGCCGCGCGTGGTCGGGGGCGAGCCGCCGAAGATCCTGGAGTCCAAGATCCGGGTGGTCGCGGACGCGGCGCGCGAGATCGGGGTGTCGCTGGGCGGCGGGGAGTTGCGGGACGTCGCGGGCGAGATCGAGTGGGCGAAGGTCACCCAGCACCGCCCCGAGGACTACGCGGCGGCCGCGGCGCGGGCCGGGCGGCGGCCGTCGGCCGAGATCGCCGACGTGGCCCGCACGTACGCGATGTACGAGGAGCTGCGGCGGCAGCGCAACCTGCTCGACTTCGAGGGGATGCTGGAGCTGACCGCCGCCGTGCTCACCGAGCACGACGAGGTCGCCAAGCAGGTCCGCGACCAGTACCGGTACTTCGTCGTGGACGAGTTCCAGGACGTCAACCCCCTGCAGAAGATGCTCCTGGACGTCTGGCTCGGCGACCGCGACGACCTGTGCGTCGTCGGCGACCCCAACCAGACGATCTACTCGTTCACCGGTGCGAGCGCCGCGCACCTCCTGAACTTCACCGCCGACCACCCCCGCGCGAAGATCGTCCGGCTCGTCCGCGACTACCGGTCGACGCCGCAGGTCGTGGGGCTGGCGAACGGGCTGCTGGGGCGGGCGCCCGCGTCCGGCCACAAGCTGGAACTCGTGGCGCAGCGGGGGGCCGGGCCCGAACCGGCGTTCCACGAGTACGACGACGAGATCGCCGAGGCCGACGACACCGCGCGCCGGGTCCGCAAGCTCGTGGACGAGGGCGTCCCCGCGCGCGAGATCGCGGTCCTGTTCCGGACGAACGCGCAGTCGGAGGCGTACGAGTCGGCGCTCGCCGCGGCGAACGTTCCGTACGTCCTGCGGGGCGCGGAGCGGTTCTTCGAGCGGCCCGAGGTCCGGGAGGCGGTCGTCCGGCTGCGCGGTGCGGCCCGCGCCGGCGCCGACGCCGAGACCGACGGGACCGGCCTGATCCGGACGGTCCGGCACGTGCTGTCGGGCGCCGGGTTCGCCGACCGCCCGCCCGAGGGAGCGGGCGCGGCGCGGGCCCGCTGGGAGTCGCTGGCCGCGCTGGCGCAGCTCGCCGAGGACATGGCCGCCGACAACCCGAAGGCGGGCCTGCCCGAGTTCGTCGCCGAGCTGGAGGAGCGCGCCGCGGCGCAGCACGCGCCGCCGCTGGAGGGCGTCACGCTCGCGTCCCTGCACGCCGCCAAGGGCCTGGAGTGGGACGCGGTGTTCCTCGTGGGGCTCGCCGAGGGCATGCTCCCGATCATCTACGCCAAGACGCCCGCCCAGGTCGAGGAGGAGCGCCGCCTGCTCTACGTGGGTATCACGCGCGCGCGCGTCCACCTGGCCCTGTCGTGGGCGCTGGCGCGCTCGCCGGGCGGTGCGCAGGCGCGGCGCCCGTCCCGGTTCCTGGACGGCCTCACCGGCAAGACCGCGACGCACACGCCCGCCCGTCTCGACCGGTCGGCCAAGCGGCGTCCCGCGAAGGGCCCGCAGCCGTGCCGGGTCTGCGGGCGCCCGCTGACGGCCGCCGTCGAGCGCAAGCTGGGCCGCTGCGAGGACTGCCCGGTCGAGCTGAACGAGGAACTGCTGATCGCCCTCAAGGAGTGGCGCGCCGGGGTGTCGGACGAGCAGCGGATCCCGGCGTACGTCGTGTTCACGGACGCGACGCTCCAGGCGATCGCCGAGCACCGTCCCGAGTCGATGGAGGAACTCGCGCGGATCCCGGGTGTGGGGAAGGTCAAGCTCGACCGGTACGGCGAGGCGGTTCTCGGCCTCTGCGGCCTCTGACCTGGCCCTTCGGGGGCCCGCGAGCACGGCGCGCCCAGGGGTGAGAGGCCGGTCACTCAGGTGGATGGGGGAGACTGTCGGGCGTGAAGGAGACTCTGAAGGCTCTGCTGGACCTGCTGGACCTCGAGCAGATCGAGAACGACATCTTCCGCGGCCGCACGGACGACGAGCGGCGGCAACGCGTCTTCGGAGGGCAGGTCGCGGGCCAGGCGCTCGTCGCCGCCGGCCGCACCGTCCCGGTGAACCGTCCCGTGCACTCCCTGCACGCCTACTTCCTGCGGCCGGGCGACCCGCTCGTCCCGATCGTCTACACGGTCGACCGGGTCCGGGACGGCCGCTCCTTCACGACCCGCCGCGTCACGGCCGTCCAGCACGGCAAGGCGATCTTCACGCTGTCGGCGTCGTTCCAGATCGTCGAGGACGGCCCGGCGCACCGGGCGGCGATGCCGGACGCGCCCGCCCCCGAGACCCTCCCGGACTCCCTCACCCGGCTGACGCCCCTGTTCGGACGGCGCGGCGCCGAGGAGTTCGTGAGCCGCCGGCCCATCGACATCCGGCACGCCACCCCGCTGACCTGGGAGGCGGCCAAGGACCCGGCACTGGCCACGCCGGAGTCGAAGGTGTGGCTGAAGGTGGACGGGGAGCTGCCGGACGACCCGCTGCTGCACGTGTGCCTGATGACGTACGCGTCCGACATGACGCTGCTCGACACCGTCCTGCTCAACCACGGCCTCGCCTGGGGCGACCAGCGGACCATGGGTGCCAGCCTCGACCACGCGATGTGGTTCCACCGCCCGTTCCGCGCGGACGACTGGCTGCTGTACTACCAGGACACCCCGTTCGCCGGGGGCGCCCGCGGGCTGGCCCGCGGGCAGGTGTTCACCCGCTCCGGGGAACTGGTGGTGTCGGTGATGCAGGAGGGCCTCATCCGCGTGTCGGACTGATCGTCCCCGCAGGGGTCTCCCGAGAGTTTCGACGCCGGAATCAGGGCCGGGGTTCCCGGCGAATCCGGTGAACTGAGCCACAAACCCGCAGGTCAAAAATACCTTGCTGGATTTGCCGAAGTCCCCGTAGTCTCTTACGCGAGCAATCAGGCGGCCGTCTGGTGGATCTTGATCCGCCCGGCCCGAGGAGCCAGAGAGGTGGTGTGCAGTCCGGTGATCTACACGTTGTTCGCGAACACGCCGTCCCGGAACGCCACGCGCCCCGGCGCCTCGAAGGCCTATTCCCCGGTGTCCGTCGACACCCTGCGCAAGCCGAGACTGCGCAACGGGTCCACCGACGCCGGGCATGAGCCGAGCGGCGGATCGATCCTCGGCACCGAGGCGATCCTCGCCGACGGGCGTTGTGCCGAATTCGGCGAACTGCGGCGTGGCCCGCGCGATCTCCGTGATCTGCGCGACGTCCGTCGTGCGCAGCGATTCCAGGACGAGCAGGGGTGGAGTGTCTTCGAGCACCTCCTCGAAGACGTGACCATCCAGGCTTCGGCCACGGCCCGCGAGGGCGCCACCCTGATGGGCGGCGTGTCGGGTCCGCACCCCTGGAGGCGACCGGTCTAGCAAGACACCGGCAAGCCCCCAGGCCGCGGATCCAGACACCGGATCCGCGGCCTTTCCATTTGCCCAGACAACCCACCGACACGCCCGTTGAGATCCAACGAGAGGAACAAGGGTGACTGTGATGCAGGGGGCTCTCGCAGTGAGCGAAGAGGACCTCACGCTTCCGTGCCGGACCGACCCGGAGCTGTTCTTCGCCGAGGACCCCGCCGACGTCGAGCTCGCCAAGGCGCTCTGCCAGGAGTGCCCCGTCCGCAAGCAGTGCCTCGCCGGGGCCCTCGAGCGGAAGGAGCCCTGGGGCGTCTGGGGCGGTGAACTGTTCGTCCGCGGCGTGATCGTGCCGCGCAAGCGTCCCCGTGGCCGCCCGCGCAAGCACCCCCGCCCGGAAGATGTAACCGTCTGAGGGACGGACGGCGGCAGCCGCTCACTCGAGCACCGATGCGGCGACCGCGGGTGACGAGCCCAGGTCGCGACCCGCAGCCGGCCTCCGGTGGGGAGGGGCATTCCGGAAGGGATGCGCCTCCCCGGCGGAGGAAACGAAACGAAAACACCCGAAAGGGAAATATCACCCGAGGGGCGAATGCGGCGCCCCCGGGGAGGACGACGAGATGACGACGATGACCGAAGGACCCGACGAGCTGGCCGTCCGGGTGCGCGCCCTGCGCCGCGCCCGCCGGGACGCGCAGATCCGCGCGTCGCGCGTCCGGCGCGTCCTGCTCGCCCCCACGGCCGGACCCGACCCGTACGCGCTCCCGCGCGGCCGTCCACGGAGGCACGGCCGGGCCTGAGGCCGACGGCCGACGGGTCGCAGGCGGCTCGCCCGCCGCCCGGTGTCCGGTTCCGGACACCGGACGGCGGCGGACGGCCTCCCCGGCGGCTTTCCGGAGGCGTCCGGCCCCCCACTGCCGGACGCCACGAAGAAGGGCCCCGCGCGCCTGCTCGGCGCGCGGGGCCCTTCGCTCGTTCGTCCGGGAGCCGTCCCCGTCAGCCGGTGACGAGCTCCTCGTCCTCGTCGTCGGCGAAGCCGGGGATCCACGCGAGGGACTCCGCGCGGGCCGGGATCTCGCAGTCGAGCTGGCAGAGCACGCCGGTGCCGGCCGACAGGACGCGGTGGATGATCACGTACTCGGGCGGCAGGTTGAGCTGCCGGACCACGTTGGTCGGGCGCAGGTCGGTGACGCGGGCGGCCTGGTCGCGCAGCCACTCGCGGTTGAACGCGAACGTCTCGGTGACGAACGGCTCGGTGATCGGCGCGAGGAAGGCCTGCAGCGACTCGGCGTCGATGTCGACGTCCTCGCGGATGAAGTCCTCCCGGCGGAGGGCCTCCTCGACCTCGTCGATGTCGGCCATCGTGCCGATGCGCAGGAGGAGGCCGAGCCGCTGCTGGAACCCGCCGGGGATGTGGTCGACGGCGCCGAAGTCCATGACGCCGAGGCGGCCGTCCTCCAGCAGCCGGAAGTTGCCCGGGTGCGGGTCGCCGTGCAGGAGCTCGGAGCGCTTCGGACCCGACAGCAGGAACCGGCAGTACAGGAGGGCGGCGTGGTTGCGGGTCTCCTGGTCGCCCTCGGCGATGATCTTCGAGAGCGGGGTGCCGTCCATCCACTCGGTGACCAGGACGTCCCCGGCCTGGGCGATCACCTCGGGGATGTAGAAGTCGGGGTCGTCGAGGTAGGCCTCGCGGATGATCGTCTGCGACTCGGCCTCGATCTCGTAGTCGAGTTCCTCGACCACCCGCTCCTTGAGCTCGGCGAGCATCGTCTTGACGTCGAGGCCCGGCATCAGCACGCCGAACAGCCTGCCGACGCGGGCGAGCTGGTTGAAGTCGCTGATCAGGGCCTTGCCCGCGCCGGGGTACTGCACCTTCACGGCGACCGTCCGGCCGTCGTGCCAGACGGCCTTGTGGACCTGCCCGATGGACGCCGCGGCGGCGGGCTCGTCGTCGAACTCGGCGAACGAGTCGCGCCAGTCGTCCCCGAGCGCCTGGGCCAGCACCTTGTGCACGGCCGCCGCGGGCAGCGGGGGAGCGGCCTCCTGCAGCTTGGTCAGGGTGGCGCGGTACGGACCGGAGATCTCCGGCGGCAGCGCCGCCTCGAAGATCGACAGCATCTGGCCGAGCTTCATCGCCCCGCCCTTGAGCTCGCCGAGCACCTTGAACAGCTGCTCGGCGGTGCGCGTCTGGATCTCCATGGCGACGGCCTCGGCCGGCCGCCCGAAGGTCCGCTTTCCCACACCCAGGGCGGTGCGCCCCGCGAAGCCGATGGGGAGGGACGCCAGCTTTGCTGACCGCGTCACCGCGCGGCGCGGAAGATCGCTCACCCGGACATTCTCGGCGATCGGCCGCCGTTTCCGCCACAGATCCGGACGAACAATCCGGGGGGCCGGAAACGGCGCACTCGCGTGACCAGTGCAAATGTGGTAAGTGTGCGCTTTCTCACGCGTTATGGTCGGTGCCCGCCGGACCCGGCCGGTCCTGCCGGGGCCCCCGCAGGGTACGGTGCGTCCCGTGTCCGAAGAGCTGCTGGTCGAACGCCGCCCCGACGGAATCGTCGTTCTCACGCTGAACGATCCGGAGCGCCGCAATGCGATGGCCGACGCCATGACCGCCGCCTGGAAAAAGGCCGTCGCGGATCTGCGCGCCGATCGGGACGTGCGCTGCGTCGTGGTCACCGGCGCGGGCGGCGCGTTCAGTTCCGGCGGCGATCTCTCGTGGCTCGCCGACACGAACTCCGTGGCCGTCCCGGCGCTGCGCGACCGGATGCTGGAGTTCTACCGGACGTGGCTCGCGATCAGGGACCTGGAGGTCCCCACGATCGCCGCCGTCAACGGGCACGCCGTCGGCGCCGGGCTGTGCCTCGCGCTGGCCTGCGACCTGCGGTACGCGTCCGCCGACGCCAAGCTCCTCGCCCCGTTCACCGCCCTCGGCCTGCACCCCGGCATGGCCGGGACCTGGCTGCTCCCCGAGGTCGCCGGGCTGCCGCTCGCCCGCGAGATGCTGCTCACCGGACGCGTCCTGACGGGTGCCGAGGCCGAGACGTCCGGCCTGGTCAACCGTGCCGTCCCCCGGGAACGGGTGCTGGCGGAGGCGCTGGAGGCCGCCGGCCGGGTCGCCGCGCAGGCCCCCGTCGCGACGCGGCTCACGAAGGTCGCGCTGGCCGGCGGCGGCCACCCCGACATGGAGTCCGCGCTGCGCTGGGAGTCGCTCGCGCAGCCCGTCACGATGGCCACCAGGGACATGGTCGAGGGCCTCGCCGCCCAGCGGGAACGCCGCGCGCCGCGCTTCACCGGCGAATGATCAATACCACGGATCGGGGCGCGTAGCGGCCGGGAACGGCCCCGTCAAGGTTGCGCGGGCGTGTTGCGGCCCCTATGGGGTGGTTAAAAGATGGTGTCTGACCTGCGATAACGTCAAACACCCCCTGTGGCGGACGCAAATTTTTGGGTACGGTTCTGGCGTGCCCCCAAACGTTGAGGTCCGCCGCAGCTCCCGCCGCCGGCGGACGGTGTCCGCCTACCGCGACGGGGACAAGGTGGTGGTGATGGTTCCGTCCAGGCTGAGCAAGGCCGAAGAGGAACAGTGGATCGCGACCATCCTGGAACGGCTGGAGGAGCGCGAACGCAAACGGCGTCCCAGCGACGCCGACCTGCAGTCCCGCGCCCGCGAACTGTCCCGCCGTTACCTGGACGGCCGTGCCGAGCCCGTCAGCATCCGCTGGGTCGACAACCAGCGCACCCGCTGGGGATCGTGCACTCCCGAGGACGGGACGATCCGGCTCTCCACGCGGCTGCGCGGCATGCCCGGCTGGGTCGTCGACTACGTCCTCGTCCACGAGCTGGCGCACCTGCTGATCCCCGGTCACGGCGCCGACTTCTGGGAACTGGTCGGCAACTACCCGAAGGCCGACCGCGCCCGCGGCTACCTCGAGGGCGTCGCCGCCGCCGCGCACCTGCCCATGGAGGCGGACGCGCCCGGCGACGACCCCGGCAAGGACGCCCACCGGGGCGACGCGCTGCACCGCGACCAGCGGTACGGGGTCGCCGGGTGAGCTCCGCCCGCCACGCCGCGGTGCTGTCGCACGCCCGCGGCCGTCCCGGTGCGGCCCCGCCCGGCGTCGAC
Proteins encoded in this region:
- a CDS encoding dipeptidase — translated: MDVVGYISEERDRFIADLKEWLAIPSISGDPAHVGDVRRSADWLAAHLRGQGWPTVEIWDTPGLPAVYAEWPAADPDAPSVVVYGHHDVQPVEPLAEWDTDPFTPVEDGDRLIGRGASDDKGQVFFHTLGLRALLAASGAQAPPVTVKLLVEGEEEAGSLHFADLLRTHRDRLACDAIVISDTTMWAADVPSMCTGMRGLTEVEVTLRGPATDLHSGSFGGAVPNPLHAMAALLAGLHDAAGRVTLPGFYDNVVPLTGDERALFAKLPFDEDAWLRTAGNSRAPHGEDGYTTLERIWARPTAEINGMWGGHTGAGGKTIVPRDAHAKISFRLVAGQDPVTVQESFRAWVAERTPPGVEAEVRIPGGGVRPCFSPIDSPGVLAARRAMERAFGREVLFTREGGSGPEADLADVLAAPLIFVAVGLDDDRIHAPNEKVEIPLLLKGAEAAAHLWDELAGALR
- a CDS encoding DUF4031 domain-containing protein, encoding MILIDPPLWPARGRVWSHMVSDVSYAELHAFAEELGMPPRAFDRDHYDVPSELYQAAVAQGAVPVGCQELLLRLTRAGLRQRKVVRGALRARSATGSTVAKARTSVAESGSQ
- a CDS encoding mycoredoxin — its product is MATPTADRAEVPAGQLTMYTTTWCGFCRRLKSQLARDGIEMVEIDIERDPKAAEFVMSVNGGNQTVPTVLVGDKVVLTNPSAKEVKRHLAELAAEG
- the nudC gene encoding NAD(+) diphosphatase, encoding MTVTDGPLEWLALSRGTLDRAAERRDDDAWLAAAWDDPRTRVLPVHEGRAPVVLEPAPALVFVPPAQAPAGDRRLLGVDEDGTAYFTVAGEFAVEGAERAGLRRVGAILGDRDSGLLTHAVALEHWHATHRYCPRCGAQTRVAQAGHVRVCPADGAQQFPRVDPAVIMLVTDPDDRVLLARGPQWPADRRSILAGFVEPGESLEQAVAREVLEEVGLHVRDVRYLGSQPWPMPRSLMLGFTAVTDETGLRPDPAEILDAGWYTREELRAAIDAGEIVAPGPLSIAAQLIMRWYGGELPHMPPF
- a CDS encoding acetyl-CoA carboxylase biotin carboxylase subunit family protein — translated: MPASLYLVAGKATDSVTHGFLPAAARLGLDVIVLTDRPAAHTDLPAPVVAVVGCDVSDFRDVVHRIADRAAGAGAAAEPAGIFSNSDFLQAPAALAAAYFGLPGKDWRAAARAKNKALARRHLAHLDPVFAADARAVPADAPYPLVLKPREGVASEDVFLVRDARELRARVAEIGARRADPLVAEEYLPGALHTLETLGDGHEVRVLGSFRTDVSPPPHFVEERLEWAPPPPETPQVLEQLAALGAGFGACHTEFAVHEGRARIIEVNYRLIGDHCDFLLADLLGVPLHEQILRAHLGSRLPPAVPRPRGHAVAEPVIADRAGRLTAAPGPVELDDGGVRLAYRPQRTVGDEVALTRTNRDYLGTVRAIGPGPDDVRAALARFRAAHEWTIA
- a CDS encoding ATP-dependent DNA helicase UvrD2: MLSESVLEGLDPEQRAVAEAVRGPVCVLAGAGTGKTRAITHRIAYAVHTGVMAPQRVLAVTFTNRAAGELRGRLRTLGAPGVQARTFHAAALRQLTYFWPRVVGGEPPKILESKIRVVADAAREIGVSLGGGELRDVAGEIEWAKVTQHRPEDYAAAAARAGRRPSAEIADVARTYAMYEELRRQRNLLDFEGMLELTAAVLTEHDEVAKQVRDQYRYFVVDEFQDVNPLQKMLLDVWLGDRDDLCVVGDPNQTIYSFTGASAAHLLNFTADHPRAKIVRLVRDYRSTPQVVGLANGLLGRAPASGHKLELVAQRGAGPEPAFHEYDDEIAEADDTARRVRKLVDEGVPAREIAVLFRTNAQSEAYESALAAANVPYVLRGAERFFERPEVREAVVRLRGAARAGADAETDGTGLIRTVRHVLSGAGFADRPPEGAGAARARWESLAALAQLAEDMAADNPKAGLPEFVAELEERAAAQHAPPLEGVTLASLHAAKGLEWDAVFLVGLAEGMLPIIYAKTPAQVEEERRLLYVGITRARVHLALSWALARSPGGAQARRPSRFLDGLTGKTATHTPARLDRSAKRRPAKGPQPCRVCGRPLTAAVERKLGRCEDCPVELNEELLIALKEWRAGVSDEQRIPAYVVFTDATLQAIAEHRPESMEELARIPGVGKVKLDRYGEAVLGLCGL
- the tesB gene encoding acyl-CoA thioesterase II, which codes for MKETLKALLDLLDLEQIENDIFRGRTDDERRQRVFGGQVAGQALVAAGRTVPVNRPVHSLHAYFLRPGDPLVPIVYTVDRVRDGRSFTTRRVTAVQHGKAIFTLSASFQIVEDGPAHRAAMPDAPAPETLPDSLTRLTPLFGRRGAEEFVSRRPIDIRHATPLTWEAAKDPALATPESKVWLKVDGELPDDPLLHVCLMTYASDMTLLDTVLLNHGLAWGDQRTMGASLDHAMWFHRPFRADDWLLYYQDTPFAGGARGLARGQVFTRSGELVVSVMQEGLIRVSD
- a CDS encoding WhiB family transcriptional regulator: MQGALAVSEEDLTLPCRTDPELFFAEDPADVELAKALCQECPVRKQCLAGALERKEPWGVWGGELFVRGVIVPRKRPRGRPRKHPRPEDVTV
- a CDS encoding HD domain-containing protein, which codes for MDFIERWVALAGPHTRHIGAELDARYGEPHRRYHTREHLAAVLDLVDELAGHAASPDAVRLAAWFHDAVYDPERADNEERSARLAERMLADTDLDPGDVDRVVRLVELTAGHAPEPGDRDGQVLCDADLAILGAGPDAYAAYAAAVRAEYAFVPEELYRAGRAQVLESLLALPSLFNTPPARARFEETARHNIRTELALLRA